A genomic segment from Pistricoccus aurantiacus encodes:
- a CDS encoding type II toxin-antitoxin system RelE family toxin, with the protein MEYLESARKSFKKIAPQQRRRIRGYLEERVISLENPRRLGKPLKGEFAKFWRYRVGDYRLICQLQDKRLLTRQAFMSG; encoded by the coding sequence ATTGAATACCTCGAGTCAGCGCGTAAAAGCTTCAAGAAAATCGCTCCCCAGCAACGCCGTCGTATTCGTGGCTATCTCGAAGAACGTGTCATTTCCCTGGAAAATCCTCGGCGACTTGGCAAGCCATTGAAAGGCGAGTTTGCAAAATTCTGGCGGTATCGCGTGGGCGACTATCGTCTCATCTGCCAACTGCAGGATAAGCGACTATTAACCCGGCAAGCATTTATGTCGGGTTAA
- the relB gene encoding type II toxin-antitoxin system RelB family antitoxin gives MRPPTFYLRKLVEEHLDDFEDTYLAEHALEQLRQGRDRIISAEEFWRDLVN, from the coding sequence TTGAGGCCGCCGACCTTCTATCTTCGCAAGCTTGTCGAGGAACATCTCGATGACTTTGAAGACACTTATCTAGCCGAACATGCGCTTGAGCAGCTTCGCCAAGGGCGCGATCGCATTATTAGCGCCGAGGAATTCTGGCGTGACCTGGTGAATTGA
- a CDS encoding IS30 family transposase: protein MTCYYHHLSAEDRAAIMMMRASHSIRAIASHLGRSPSTVSREFRRHTVTPVKGYDASLAGYRARLARHRQRRLPKLHPDGELFELVVYLLRKYWSPEQISRTLKRMFPDHPDRQVSHESIYNALHVMPRGTLKKELIACLRQGNGKRRPRRQGKDRRQQIPDLVSIHMRPPEVEDRLMPGHWEGDLIMGANNRSAVGTLVERTTRLVILAKLDGTTATAAAIGFSDKLNEVPRSLRLSMTYDQGREMTKHAEITQKTGTAIYFADPHSPWQRGSNENTNGLLRQYLPKGTDLSVYSQEELDVIADSLNTRPRKTLDWRTPLEVYADVLKKSVAGPNTLQ from the coding sequence ATGACTTGCTACTATCACCATCTTTCTGCTGAAGACCGCGCCGCTATCATGATGATGCGAGCCTCTCACTCGATCCGGGCTATCGCCAGTCACTTGGGGCGCTCACCCAGTACGGTGTCACGGGAATTCAGGCGTCATACCGTCACTCCTGTAAAGGGATATGACGCTAGCCTGGCGGGCTATCGCGCTCGGCTGGCACGTCATCGCCAGCGTCGCTTACCCAAGTTGCATCCCGACGGCGAACTGTTTGAACTGGTGGTCTATCTGCTGCGTAAATACTGGTCACCCGAGCAGATAAGCCGCACACTGAAGCGTATGTTTCCTGATCATCCCGACCGCCAGGTCTCCCATGAGTCCATCTACAACGCGCTTCACGTGATGCCGCGAGGCACGCTGAAGAAGGAGCTCATTGCCTGTTTGAGACAGGGCAATGGCAAGCGTCGGCCGAGACGCCAGGGCAAGGATCGACGCCAGCAGATTCCCGATCTGGTCAGTATCCACATGCGCCCGCCCGAGGTTGAAGACCGGCTGATGCCAGGGCATTGGGAGGGCGACCTCATCATGGGCGCCAACAACCGCTCTGCTGTCGGCACGCTGGTCGAGCGCACCACCCGCCTGGTGATCCTGGCGAAGCTGGACGGTACCACGGCTACCGCGGCGGCTATCGGATTCAGTGACAAGCTCAACGAGGTGCCGCGCTCGCTGCGCCTGTCCATGACCTACGATCAGGGCAGAGAAATGACGAAGCATGCCGAGATTACTCAGAAGACTGGCACAGCGATCTACTTTGCGGATCCCCACAGCCCCTGGCAGCGAGGCTCGAATGAAAACACCAATGGTCTGTTGCGGCAGTATTTGCCGAAGGGCACGGACTTGTCGGTCTACAGCCAGGAAGAGCTTGACGTGATCGCCGACTCACTGAATACGCGGCCGAGAAAAACACTGGACTGGAGAACGCCATTGGAGGTTTATGCCGATGTGCTCAAGAAGTCCGTGGCTGGGCCGAACACCCTTCAATAG
- a CDS encoding TraY domain-containing protein, which translates to MPISLRLDPETETRLAHLAQVTGRSKTAASMTKCNT; encoded by the coding sequence ATGCCAATCAGCCTTCGTCTCGATCCCGAGACCGAGACTCGCCTTGCGCATCTTGCCCAGGTAACCGGCAGGTCAAAGACGGCGGCCTCAATGACCAAGTGCAACACCTGA
- a CDS encoding cupin domain-containing protein, with product MSDNVVGPRLRALRTLRGISQRELAKRCGVTHSSLSLIEQGKVSPSVSSLKKILDAIPISVGDFFTMDMDSREQVFYGAEELTDIGSGEVIFKLVGANRESRALTFMIETYPAGADTGREMIAHRGEEAGVVLEGEIEITIGADTRILKAGESYYFNTNIPHRFRNVSKAPARLVSCCTPARNF from the coding sequence ATGTCGGACAATGTGGTCGGCCCTCGCCTGCGTGCACTGCGCACGCTGCGGGGCATTTCCCAGCGCGAACTGGCCAAGCGCTGCGGCGTTACCCACTCCAGCCTGTCGCTGATCGAGCAGGGCAAGGTTAGCCCTTCCGTCAGCTCCCTGAAGAAGATTCTCGACGCCATCCCGATCAGCGTCGGCGACTTCTTCACCATGGACATGGACAGCCGCGAGCAGGTCTTCTACGGCGCCGAGGAACTGACGGATATCGGCAGCGGCGAGGTAATCTTCAAGCTGGTGGGGGCCAATCGCGAGTCCCGCGCCCTGACCTTCATGATCGAGACCTACCCGGCAGGGGCGGACACCGGTCGCGAGATGATCGCTCATCGAGGCGAGGAAGCCGGCGTGGTGCTGGAAGGCGAGATCGAAATCACCATCGGCGCGGATACCCGAATTTTAAAGGCCGGGGAAAGCTACTACTTCAACACCAATATTCCTCATCGCTTTCGCAACGTAAGCAAGGCGCCGGCCCGGCTGGTAAGCTGTTGCACGCCGGCACGGAATTTTTAA
- a CDS encoding endonuclease/exonuclease/phosphatase family protein, whose translation MTTWKNALNRFLVLPLLVLLAIASLLPLIESNIWWIRYLDFPRLQVALFLLGLTILHFLLRGAWGKWRWLVLGLAGIALVSHGYRLYPYFFPFKPPAVETASCPAESRIRLLIANVKMANEHAEKLLRIVHDTEPDLFLAMETDAWWDRQLDALDERFSYRVQYIPPQAESYGMHLFSRYPLIEPKIRLRFDAATPSIDTRVRLPGERIIHFHGLHPRPPRYWSQSALPRDAQLLKAALEARDSRQPTILAGDFNAVSWESVTRRVMRLAGLLDPRVGRGFYPTYDAKNPIIAWPLDHVLYQDELMLVSFDRQPGFGSDHYPIYAELCHRPDAADRQTPPVPAEGDLDEARATIERAEMQARE comes from the coding sequence ATGACAACATGGAAAAACGCCCTGAATCGATTCCTGGTACTGCCGCTACTGGTGCTGCTCGCCATTGCCTCGCTGCTGCCGCTGATCGAAAGCAATATCTGGTGGATACGCTATCTCGATTTCCCTCGCCTGCAGGTTGCCCTTTTTCTGCTCGGTCTGACGATCCTGCACTTTTTGCTGCGTGGTGCATGGGGGAAATGGCGCTGGCTCGTACTGGGTCTGGCGGGCATCGCGCTGGTTTCTCACGGCTACCGGCTATATCCGTATTTCTTTCCATTTAAGCCCCCAGCTGTGGAGACCGCCAGCTGCCCCGCGGAATCGAGGATTCGCTTGCTGATCGCCAACGTCAAGATGGCCAATGAGCACGCGGAGAAGCTGCTTCGTATCGTTCACGACACCGAGCCGGACCTGTTTCTGGCGATGGAAACCGACGCCTGGTGGGATCGCCAGCTCGATGCTCTGGACGAGCGGTTTTCCTATCGAGTGCAATACATTCCTCCGCAGGCCGAGTCCTACGGCATGCACCTTTTTTCTCGTTATCCGCTGATCGAGCCGAAGATACGTCTGCGCTTCGACGCCGCCACCCCCTCGATCGACACGCGAGTGCGCCTGCCGGGCGAGCGCATCATTCACTTCCACGGGCTGCACCCCCGCCCGCCCCGCTACTGGTCGCAATCGGCACTTCCGCGAGACGCTCAGCTGTTGAAAGCCGCGCTGGAGGCTCGGGATTCTCGACAGCCGACGATCCTGGCCGGGGATTTCAACGCGGTTTCCTGGGAAAGCGTCACCCGTCGAGTCATGCGGCTGGCCGGCCTGCTCGACCCGCGCGTCGGACGCGGCTTCTATCCCACCTATGACGCCAAAAATCCGATCATCGCCTGGCCTCTGGACCATGTTCTCTATCAGGATGAGCTCATGCTGGTCTCCTTCGATCGCCAGCCCGGCTTCGGCTCGGATCACTATCCGATATACGCCGAGCTCTGCCACCGTCCCGACGCCGCCGATCGGCAAACCCCGCCGGTGCCTGCGGAAGGCGATCTCGACGAGGCCAGGGCGACCATCGAGCGGGCGGAAATGCAAGCGCGAGAGTAA
- a CDS encoding TRAP transporter permease produces the protein MSDSPQSSSSHSDASGAQASLSRPVLWLIAIVGVTLSLFQLYTAGIEPLGLFYQRSIHLMLIMMLAFLLFPVFGPRHKRGFLGGLIDLIFLAGALITGGYLVLYLDEIINRAGFWSQTDIWVGIIATVTVLEASRRAVGLSMTIIGLIAILYAFAGPRGELPWLGQFLPGILEHRGYGLDRLVGQLYLGQEGIFGLPIGVAATYIFIFVLFGAFLEITGAGKFFIDLAYAATGRQRGGPAKAAVIASAGMGSISGSAIANVVTTGAFTIPLMKRLGYKPAQAGGIEAAASTGGQIMPPLMGAGAFLIAEYTRMPYLDVVKVSILPAILYFGTVYLFVHIIALKQGMKGMSKTELPQMRDVMKEGWHFLLPLGVLIWLLVMNLSPSRVGFYAILTMLAVAAARFAVWFFFVAPKRGQPVNAHAIQVALRDGIAKVIEGLELGARNAVPVSMACAVAGIIVGVVGLTGLGLKFSAMMLAFSQGNLLLALVLVLLASLVLGMGLPVTASYIVLIVLVGPALTTEFGVPLLVAHLVVFWYSQDSNVTPPIALAGFAGAAIAGSRPMDTAFQAWKFAKGLYLIPLFMVYNPSIILGGPPLEVVWNVLTAALALGAFAAALEGYLFTRMGWWLRLLLLPAIVAIFTPNATYEVIGAAAMLLILGGNWWAGRREAA, from the coding sequence ATGAGCGACTCGCCGCAATCTTCTTCATCCCACTCCGATGCTTCCGGCGCTCAGGCTAGCCTTTCCCGCCCGGTGCTGTGGCTGATCGCCATCGTCGGCGTGACCCTGTCGCTGTTTCAACTCTATACCGCCGGCATCGAGCCCCTCGGGCTCTTCTACCAGCGCAGCATCCACCTGATGCTGATCATGATGCTGGCCTTTCTGCTGTTCCCGGTATTCGGCCCCAGGCATAAACGCGGCTTCCTCGGCGGCCTGATCGACCTGATCTTCCTGGCCGGCGCCCTGATTACCGGTGGCTATCTGGTGCTGTATCTCGACGAGATCATCAACCGCGCCGGCTTCTGGAGCCAGACGGATATCTGGGTGGGCATCATCGCCACCGTCACGGTGCTGGAAGCCAGCCGTCGCGCCGTGGGTCTGAGCATGACCATCATCGGCCTGATCGCCATCCTCTACGCTTTCGCCGGCCCCCGGGGCGAGCTGCCCTGGCTGGGCCAGTTCCTGCCGGGGATTCTCGAGCATCGCGGCTACGGCCTGGATCGTCTGGTGGGCCAGCTCTATCTCGGCCAGGAGGGCATCTTCGGCCTGCCCATCGGGGTCGCGGCCACCTATATCTTCATCTTTGTGCTGTTCGGCGCCTTCCTGGAAATCACCGGCGCCGGCAAGTTCTTCATCGATCTGGCCTACGCCGCCACCGGTCGCCAGCGCGGTGGCCCGGCCAAGGCGGCGGTGATCGCCTCCGCGGGCATGGGCTCGATTTCCGGCAGCGCCATCGCCAACGTGGTGACCACCGGCGCCTTCACCATTCCGCTGATGAAGCGCCTGGGCTACAAGCCCGCCCAGGCCGGAGGCATCGAGGCGGCGGCCTCCACCGGCGGGCAGATCATGCCGCCGCTGATGGGCGCAGGGGCCTTCCTGATCGCCGAATACACCCGCATGCCCTACCTGGACGTGGTCAAGGTCAGCATCCTGCCGGCGATTCTTTACTTCGGAACCGTCTATCTGTTCGTACATATCATCGCCCTGAAGCAAGGCATGAAGGGCATGTCGAAGACCGAGCTGCCGCAGATGCGGGACGTGATGAAGGAAGGCTGGCACTTCCTGCTGCCGCTTGGGGTGCTGATATGGCTCCTGGTGATGAATCTCTCGCCTTCTCGGGTGGGCTTCTACGCGATTCTTACCATGCTCGCCGTGGCGGCGGCGCGTTTCGCGGTATGGTTCTTCTTCGTCGCCCCCAAGCGGGGCCAGCCGGTGAACGCTCACGCCATCCAGGTCGCCCTGCGGGACGGCATCGCCAAGGTCATCGAAGGGCTGGAACTCGGCGCCCGCAACGCGGTACCGGTGTCCATGGCCTGCGCCGTGGCGGGCATCATTGTCGGCGTGGTGGGGCTGACCGGGCTCGGGCTCAAGTTCTCGGCGATGATGCTGGCTTTTTCCCAAGGCAACCTGCTGCTGGCGCTGGTTCTGGTGCTGCTGGCGAGCCTGGTGCTGGGCATGGGCCTGCCGGTCACCGCCAGCTATATCGTGCTGATCGTGCTGGTGGGTCCGGCGCTGACCACGGAGTTCGGCGTGCCGCTGCTGGTCGCTCACCTGGTGGTGTTCTGGTACTCCCAGGATTCCAACGTCACCCCGCCGATCGCCCTGGCGGGCTTCGCCGGGGCAGCGATCGCCGGAAGCCGACCCATGGATACCGCCTTCCAGGCCTGGAAATTCGCCAAGGGGCTCTACCTGATTCCGCTGTTCATGGTCTACAACCCCTCGATCATTCTCGGTGGCCCGCCGCTTGAGGTCGTCTGGAATGTCCTGACCGCCGCCCTGGCCCTGGGCGCTTTCGCCGCCGCCCTGGAAGGCTACCTGTTTACCCGCATGGGATGGTGGCTGCGGCTGCTGCTGCTGCCGGCTATCGTCGCCATCTTCACCCCCAACGCCACCTATGAAGTTATTGGCGCCGCGGCGATGCTGCTGATTCTCGGCGGCAACTGGTGGGCAGGTCGGCGGGAAGCCGCATGA
- a CDS encoding DUF1850 domain-containing protein, giving the protein MIASAIRLPGQALLLLALGILAPYPALAACPAIAELRVIAEDGEPLVRLPMPEGAGWCLAWNHSVEGFTVHDCYRNVKGRMVLERSHLPDFAAGLDHIPGRGRQVSDGRSGYWIEDINEPVPNNRYRLRVGGMRVDHRLVDHDEPRLETLIASQRDNCPGHYPSPQAAPNGISLSELAAHQAVTVGLYPPPSVHATSANSESSL; this is encoded by the coding sequence GTGATCGCCAGCGCAATTCGACTCCCGGGGCAGGCATTACTGCTGCTTGCCCTGGGCATTCTTGCGCCTTATCCGGCGCTTGCGGCCTGTCCGGCTATCGCGGAACTGCGGGTGATTGCTGAAGACGGCGAGCCGCTGGTGAGGTTGCCGATGCCAGAAGGCGCCGGCTGGTGCCTGGCCTGGAACCATTCCGTGGAAGGTTTTACCGTTCACGACTGCTATCGCAACGTCAAAGGCCGCATGGTGCTGGAACGCAGCCATCTGCCGGACTTCGCCGCCGGCCTTGACCATATCCCCGGACGCGGGCGCCAGGTGTCCGATGGCCGGAGCGGCTACTGGATCGAGGATATCAACGAGCCGGTGCCGAACAATCGTTATCGGCTGCGGGTCGGCGGGATGCGGGTCGATCACCGGCTGGTCGACCATGACGAGCCGCGACTAGAGACACTGATCGCCAGCCAGAGAGACAACTGCCCCGGGCACTATCCATCGCCCCAAGCGGCACCGAACGGAATTAGCCTAAGCGAACTCGCCGCTCATCAAGCGGTAACCGTGGGGCTTTATCCGCCGCCTTCGGTCCACGCCACGTCTGCCAATTCGGAATCATCCTTATGA
- a CDS encoding TAXI family TRAP transporter solute-binding subunit: MHAFKYALAVSLLATAPLALAQQQLSIATGGTGGTYYPIGGGLAEMINRHIEGHDAVAEVTGASVENMGLVWRGDSDIALALADTVYQAYNGTGDFEGRQLENIRALASIYPNALQLVTMADSGIESLQDLKGKTVSVGAPGSGTELNARAVLEANGITYDDIEARRFNFNETADAIRDGDIDAGFWSVGPPTSSILNLATTRDIRLIGLTDEEVAKAKEAEPVFAAYDLKADLYDGMDGPVQTVSIPNVLVTNAELDDDLAYQITKLLFENTDELIAIHPAANDTTVKFSTDSTPIPFHPGALRYYEEVGAKVSDQQRP, encoded by the coding sequence ATGCACGCATTCAAATACGCCCTGGCGGTGTCGCTGCTGGCGACCGCACCTCTTGCGCTTGCCCAGCAGCAACTCTCCATCGCCACCGGCGGCACCGGCGGTACCTACTACCCCATCGGAGGCGGCCTGGCGGAGATGATCAACAGGCATATCGAAGGCCATGACGCGGTGGCCGAGGTCACCGGCGCTTCCGTGGAGAACATGGGCCTGGTATGGCGTGGGGATTCGGATATCGCCCTGGCTCTGGCGGACACGGTCTACCAGGCCTATAACGGCACCGGCGACTTCGAGGGCCGCCAGCTCGAGAACATTCGCGCCCTGGCTTCCATCTATCCCAACGCACTGCAGCTCGTCACCATGGCGGACTCCGGTATCGAGTCCCTGCAGGATCTCAAGGGCAAGACGGTTTCCGTCGGCGCCCCGGGCAGCGGCACGGAACTCAACGCCCGGGCGGTGCTGGAAGCCAACGGCATCACCTACGACGATATCGAGGCGCGGCGCTTCAACTTCAACGAGACCGCAGACGCCATCCGCGACGGCGATATCGACGCCGGCTTCTGGAGCGTCGGGCCGCCCACCAGTTCGATCCTCAACCTGGCCACCACTCGGGACATTCGCCTGATCGGCCTGACGGATGAGGAAGTCGCCAAGGCCAAGGAGGCGGAACCGGTATTCGCCGCTTACGACCTCAAGGCGGACCTTTACGATGGCATGGACGGGCCGGTGCAGACCGTCAGCATTCCCAACGTGCTGGTGACCAACGCCGAGTTGGACGACGACCTGGCCTATCAGATCACCAAGCTTCTCTTCGAGAACACGGATGAGCTGATCGCCATTCACCCGGCGGCCAACGACACCACGGTGAAATTCAGCACGGATTCGACGCCGATTCCCTTCCATCCCGGCGCCCTGCGCTACTACGAGGAGGTGGGCGCGAAGGTCTCAGACCAGCAGCGCCCCTAG
- the lhgO gene encoding L-2-hydroxyglutarate oxidase produces the protein MQDFIIIGGGILGMSTAMQLKKAYPERRMLLLEKESTPARHQTGHNSGVIHAGVYYTPGSLKARFCREGNRATREFCDAHDVPYEICGKLLVATNELEEQRMHKLQERISANDLEHEWLSREALREREPNITGIAGIFVPSSGIVDYAAVTRAMATEFERLGGEIRYGAEVTALDERREEVVVTTTQGEFTGRYLVTCAGLMADRVVRMLGQEPGFSICPFRGEYYQLPPEHNDIVKHLIYPIPDPAMPFLGVHLTRMIDGSVTVGPNAVLAFKREGYKKSDISLKDMAAMFTDSGIRKVLTKNLRPGLAEMKNSLHKKGYLELVRKYCPSLGLSDMKPYPAGVRAQAVTRDGKLADDFLFINTPRSLHVGNAPSPAATSSIPIGAHIVSQVKEQLGS, from the coding sequence ATGCAGGACTTCATCATCATCGGCGGGGGCATTCTCGGCATGTCCACCGCCATGCAGCTCAAAAAGGCCTATCCTGAGCGGCGCATGCTGCTGCTGGAAAAGGAATCAACACCGGCCAGGCACCAGACCGGTCATAACAGCGGGGTCATTCATGCCGGGGTCTACTACACCCCGGGCAGTCTCAAGGCGCGTTTCTGCCGGGAAGGCAATCGCGCCACCCGAGAGTTCTGCGACGCTCACGATGTTCCCTACGAGATCTGCGGCAAGCTCCTGGTGGCCACCAACGAGCTGGAAGAGCAGCGCATGCACAAGCTCCAGGAGCGCATCAGCGCCAACGACCTGGAGCACGAGTGGCTTTCCCGGGAAGCGCTGCGCGAGCGGGAACCCAATATCACCGGTATCGCCGGCATCTTCGTGCCCTCCAGCGGCATCGTCGATTACGCCGCGGTCACCCGGGCCATGGCAACGGAGTTCGAGCGCCTGGGCGGCGAGATCCGCTACGGCGCCGAGGTCACCGCCTTGGACGAGCGTCGCGAGGAGGTGGTGGTGACCACCACCCAGGGCGAGTTCACCGGTCGGTATCTAGTGACCTGCGCCGGCCTGATGGCGGATCGAGTGGTGCGTATGCTGGGTCAGGAGCCGGGCTTCAGCATCTGCCCGTTTCGCGGCGAGTATTACCAGTTGCCGCCGGAGCACAACGATATCGTCAAGCATCTTATCTATCCCATCCCCGACCCGGCCATGCCGTTTCTCGGCGTACACCTGACCCGCATGATCGACGGCTCGGTGACCGTCGGTCCCAACGCGGTGCTGGCTTTCAAGCGCGAGGGCTACAAGAAGAGCGATATCTCTCTCAAGGACATGGCGGCCATGTTCACGGATTCCGGTATTCGCAAGGTGCTGACCAAGAATCTGCGCCCGGGCCTGGCGGAAATGAAGAATTCACTGCATAAGAAGGGCTATCTGGAACTGGTGCGCAAGTACTGCCCGAGTCTGGGACTGAGCGACATGAAGCCCTACCCCGCCGGCGTTCGCGCCCAGGCGGTGACGCGAGACGGCAAGCTGGCGGACGATTTCCTGTTCATCAACACGCCGCGAAGCCTCCATGTCGGTAACGCGCCTTCCCCGGCGGCCACCTCGTCGATTCCCATCGGTGCCCATATCGTTAGTCAGGTAAAGGAGCAGCTAGGTAGCTGA
- a CDS encoding APC family permease: protein MSNDTSTAVQLTRVLARTDVLALAFGAMIGWGWIVLTGSWIQSAGSLGAITAFLLGGLIIVLVGLTYAELASAMPKVGGEHVYSYRALGHFASFLCTWAITLGYVSVVAFEAVALPTVVEHLFPNYAVGHLWTLADWDVKATWVAVGVMGSLIMMTINYVGIRTAALVQKLVTLLILAVGILFITGALFEGSTATMEPLFPIEEGVMGGIMAVIIMVPFMFVGFDVIPQAAEEINLPFREIGRVLMISVILAVFWYALIILGTSLMLNPEALSKSSLAVPDAMQAVFQAPWAGNLMVLAGIAGIITSWNAFYIGGSRAIYALAHSGMLPAFLGKLHPRYRTPTNAILLIGALSSLAPLLGRSALVWLVVAGGLGIVIAYLFVSLSFLVLRHREPDMPRPFKVRHGKLVGILAVVLSLFLAGLYLPGSPSALSALEWGIVAGWMILGLGLYAWSRSHYGLDYSKRMMQEEMAGDSVYPGR from the coding sequence ATGAGTAACGATACATCTACGGCGGTACAACTGACCCGGGTGCTGGCACGCACGGACGTGCTGGCCCTGGCCTTTGGCGCAATGATCGGCTGGGGCTGGATCGTGTTGACCGGCAGCTGGATTCAGTCCGCGGGCAGTCTGGGGGCGATCACCGCCTTCCTGCTCGGCGGGTTGATCATCGTGCTGGTGGGTCTGACCTACGCGGAACTGGCCTCCGCCATGCCCAAGGTCGGTGGCGAGCACGTCTACAGCTATCGCGCCCTGGGCCACTTCGCCTCCTTCCTGTGTACCTGGGCGATCACCCTGGGCTATGTCAGCGTGGTGGCCTTCGAAGCGGTAGCCTTGCCCACGGTAGTCGAGCACCTGTTTCCGAATTACGCGGTGGGTCATCTCTGGACCCTGGCCGACTGGGACGTCAAGGCTACCTGGGTGGCGGTGGGGGTGATGGGTTCCCTGATAATGATGACCATCAACTATGTGGGTATTCGCACCGCGGCGCTGGTGCAGAAACTGGTGACCCTGCTGATTCTGGCAGTGGGTATCCTATTCATCACCGGCGCGCTCTTCGAGGGCAGCACCGCTACCATGGAGCCGCTGTTTCCTATCGAGGAAGGCGTCATGGGCGGCATCATGGCGGTCATCATCATGGTGCCCTTCATGTTCGTCGGCTTCGACGTCATTCCCCAGGCGGCGGAGGAAATCAACCTGCCCTTTCGCGAGATCGGCCGGGTGCTGATGATCTCGGTGATCCTGGCGGTATTCTGGTACGCCTTGATCATTCTCGGCACTTCGCTGATGCTGAACCCGGAAGCGCTTTCGAAAAGCTCACTGGCGGTGCCGGACGCCATGCAGGCGGTCTTTCAGGCGCCCTGGGCGGGCAACCTGATGGTTCTGGCAGGTATCGCCGGCATCATCACCAGCTGGAACGCCTTCTATATCGGCGGCTCACGGGCCATCTATGCCCTGGCCCATTCCGGCATGCTGCCGGCCTTTCTGGGCAAGCTGCATCCCCGATATCGCACGCCCACCAACGCCATTCTGCTGATCGGGGCACTGTCCAGCCTTGCGCCCCTGCTCGGGCGCTCCGCTCTGGTGTGGCTGGTAGTGGCCGGCGGCCTGGGTATTGTCATCGCCTACCTGTTCGTTTCCCTGTCCTTTCTGGTGCTGCGTCACCGCGAGCCGGATATGCCGCGTCCCTTCAAGGTGCGCCATGGCAAGCTGGTGGGTATTCTGGCGGTGGTTCTGTCATTATTCCTGGCCGGGCTATACCTGCCCGGCAGCCCCTCCGCGCTCTCCGCGCTCGAATGGGGTATCGTTGCCGGCTGGATGATTCTGGGGCTCGGTCTATACGCCTGGTCCCGTTCCCACTACGGACTCGACTACAGCAAGCGCATGATGCAAGAGGAAATGGCCGGAGACTCGGTCTACCCAGGGCGCTAA
- a CDS encoding DUF2945 domain-containing protein: MTKTASAGDTVSWKWGEGRGSGKVIEVFTDKVTRSIKGSEITRNASKDSPAYLIEQEDGDRVLKLDSEVTREN; the protein is encoded by the coding sequence ATGACGAAAACCGCCAGCGCTGGCGACACCGTATCCTGGAAGTGGGGAGAAGGCAGGGGTAGCGGTAAAGTGATCGAAGTCTTTACGGACAAAGTGACGCGCAGTATCAAGGGATCCGAGATTACCCGCAACGCCTCCAAGGATTCCCCCGCCTATCTTATCGAACAGGAAGATGGCGATCGCGTGCTGAAACTCGACTCGGAAGTCACTCGCGAAAATTGA